The following are from one region of the Paenalkalicoccus suaedae genome:
- a CDS encoding DUF1064 domain-containing protein, with protein MATKGYRKYNAKKITIGDIEFDSQTEALYYQELRRNKLVSKIDLQPVYQIINPYKVTCKRCGGNGSTLNTKTSNYNKCRLCQGAGTRSKPGSIYTADFKVTYVDGHEEVIDVKGGQ; from the coding sequence ATGGCTACTAAAGGCTACCGCAAATACAACGCTAAGAAGATCACCATCGGCGACATTGAGTTCGACAGCCAGACAGAGGCGCTCTACTATCAGGAGCTACGCAGAAACAAGCTAGTAAGCAAAATAGACCTACAGCCTGTCTATCAGATTATCAACCCGTACAAGGTCACCTGTAAGCGCTGTGGGGGTAATGGATCGACACTTAACACGAAGACAAGCAATTACAACAAATGTCGACTGTGTCAAGGTGCAGGAACACGGAGCAAACCAGGATCTATCTACACCGCAGATTTTAAAGTGACGTATGTGGATGGTCATGAGGAAGTGATCGACGTCAAAGGGGGCCAGTAA
- a CDS encoding dUTP diphosphatase has product MNLTPLFEVQRKLDDKIVQEKGLEGQDLLPEKVLALLVELGELANEWRGFKFWSEGREARTEYVCKFCEGSELVSTTAEFGNEEQGFDLYEVDVSCPVCDDVNTDKNPLLEEYVDCLHFILSIGNDLQITDYEVWTHADTHYVRHQFTEVFDSVTTLNLLINLNDKNIQVVYEVLVARFLALGEMLGFTWKQITQAYMEKNRVNHERQANGY; this is encoded by the coding sequence GTGAATCTAACACCATTGTTTGAGGTACAACGGAAGCTAGATGACAAGATCGTGCAGGAGAAAGGCTTAGAGGGGCAAGATCTTTTGCCTGAGAAGGTACTGGCATTACTTGTGGAGCTTGGTGAATTAGCTAATGAGTGGAGAGGTTTTAAGTTTTGGTCGGAGGGTCGGGAAGCTAGAACAGAATACGTTTGTAAGTTCTGTGAAGGTAGTGAGTTAGTATCGACAACAGCAGAATTTGGAAACGAAGAACAGGGTTTTGATCTTTATGAAGTAGATGTCAGTTGTCCAGTTTGTGATGATGTTAATACAGATAAAAACCCACTCCTTGAGGAGTACGTTGACTGCTTGCATTTCATCTTGTCAATCGGTAATGACTTACAGATAACAGATTATGAAGTTTGGACGCATGCTGATACACACTACGTTAGACACCAATTCACAGAGGTTTTCGACTCGGTCACCACATTGAATCTGTTAATCAATCTAAACGATAAGAACATTCAAGTTGTTTACGAGGTTTTAGTAGCTAGATTCCTAGCTCTTGGAGAAATGCTCGGCTTCACATGGAAGCAGATCACCCAAGCCTACATGGAAAAGAATCGCGTGAACCACGAAAGGCAAGCTAATGGCTACTAA